TTTTCCTCGGTCACTTTACCTACGCCATAAAATTTACCTATTGGAAGGTTTTCCAAAAAATCGGATATCTCATCGGGGTTGACCGTTTTCTGTCCGTTGGGCTTGTTGTAGTCGCTGGCTACCTTAGCAATGAATTTATTGATGGATATGCCGGCCGAGGCGGTAAGCCCGGTCACATCCAGTATCCGCTTGCGTATTTCGGCGGCAATGAGTGTAGCGCTTGGGTTGCCTTTCTTGTTTACGGTTACATCAAGGTAGGCTTCGTCGAGAGAAAGGGGTTCTACTTTATCAGTATACTCATAGAATATCTCACGAATTTTGCGGGAAATTTCGGTGTAGCGTTCAAAACGCGGCTTCACGAAAATAAGGTGCGGGCATTTCTTTTTCGCTAAAAAGCCGCTCATGGCACTGCGCACTCCAAACTTCCTCGCTTCGTAGCTGGCAGCTGCCACAACGCCCCTGCTCGATCCTCCGCCTACGGCAATGGCTTTGCCGCGTAGCTCCGGATTGTCCAGCATTTCTACCGACGCGTAAAAGGCATCCATATCCACATGGATTATCTTTCGCTGGCGTATTTCGGGCAGTTCGTCTTCCATACTGTAAATTTACGCATTTCGTACAACTGAAACTGTGATCAATCTGAATAGTGTCAAAGCTTTAATTAACCACATAGATACATAGGTTCCATAGCAATCTGTCGTTTAAGGAGACATATTCGCACATAGTGAAGCGAAGCTTCATGCTTTGTGTCCCTTGATCGGGCTTTATAATTTCCTAAAGCTATGTGCCTATGTGGTTAAATATTAATTTCTTTAAAATTAGCTGTGACTGCGGCCTGCCTGTGTCGGCAGGCAGGCAGGAAACTATTTTCCAAAGGCCGGAAAAAAGAACGATCCCGGCTTCTTTTTAAAATGCCTCCATATCGCTGCGGAAATAGGCCGCAATTCGGAAAGCGGGATATTCCTCGAGCGGAAAGCCAATCCCATCGAAAGGCTGAAACTTACCATAAAGTTAATTAGCCCTATAATCCCAATTCCGAAGATGCCCCAGAACAGCAGTTCGTTTGACACATTCCAATTCGCGCCATACAATGCCAGGGCCAGATTGCCACTCGCAAAGGTGATGTGACGCACATCAATATCTAAGCCGAGGAAAATCCCTATGGATGCTGTAGTCCCCATGAATACCCCAAACCAGAAGTTGGAGATAATGCCTGCCCATCTTTTTTCATAGATTTTTGCTAGTTTCTGGGTACGGATACGGCCAAAAGTCTTCTTGAGCAGCGGGTGTTCCTGTATACGGTAATACAGGTGTCGGTGCTTGTCGCGGTTGGCAACGCTGCCCGCAATGATACCCGATAGGAAAAGGAATACGCCCGCTATTGCCGCATGCAGTATCGCCAGCGAATGAATGGGGCTCAGGTCGGTCATCAGGTGGTACCACTTGGTCAGCGCAAGATTGTAGTGGAAGGCATAATCTATTAGCCAGATGCCTCCAAGCGCCACCGGGAATGCCACCAGCACGTTGCCCACAAAAGCGATAAACTGCGACCGGAATACACGGGCAAAAAATTCAGCGAAATCACTATGCCTCTCCTTTTCGTTTACAATACCGGTTTTCTTACGGCCGCTCTCCAAAGCCCTTACCAATGCCGAGGCTGTCATTGCAGGCTGTTTGGTAGCCAGCGTAAAGCCCAGCACATAGATGGCGATAAAACCGAAGGAGTAATTGAGGCTGTAAAAAAAGGCGTGGCCAAAAGCGCTGGTATCCATTTTTGAGAGGAACACCTTGATGATGCACAGCACCCCTACAATGATCCCGCCGCCCGAAGCCGCCCAAAACATTTTCAGATAGTCGCGCCTGTCTTTGGTAATGTAGTGTTCCCCCGTGTTGGCCGTATGCTGCGTAACCTCATAGGAGAGCAGCTGTGTGCTTTCGCCAATGAGTTTGCGTACATTGTTTTTATCGCAGTTGTAGGTAATCAGCTTAAGGCCCAGGGAAATAGTATCCTTAGTGGTTTCTTTCTCTTCCTCTATGGCAAGCAGCGGCAGCAACACGCCGAGCCTTTCCAGCTGTTGGCGGATACGCAGCAGGCTTTGGTTAACCCGTATCGATATGCCGTATTTCTCGCTGTTGCGAAATGCCGTGCGCACATAATCGGCGCACTGGTGGTGCAATACCAAAAGCTGCCGGAAGCCTTCGTCATCAGGGCTGATATAGTTCCGGTTCTCCAGGAACATTTTTTCCGTAACAACCGAAAATTCTTTTTGTATCGCAATAAAAGGGCTTTCGAGGCTTTCATACTCAGGCACCATCAGTATCACTTCGCTCTCAAGGGCGCGGCCGGTAATGCGGTGTATCAGCACTTCCATGGCATACAATAGTTCGGCAAGCGGGCTTTGGGATTCGCCCGATACGTACAGCGACCTGAATTTTATGAGATTGTAGAATTTCTCCAACTGCCCAAACGGTATCCGGTTGATCCAGAGCGGATCGGTTTTCTGGTAAAACACCTGGTTGAGCACATATTCCAGCGTGTCCTTTTGGGGTTGGTCAGGTATCAGTTTTGCAAACAGCCGTTTCCTTACTTCCGAGAAAAAAACAGCTTCGCCCAGTATGCCGGCATCGGTAAGGATCCTGCTGAATTTTTTATGCTTTAAAATGCCTTTCAGGTAGAGCGACAGGCCGTTGCAGTAATTTTCGTTTTCCTCAAGCAATTGCAAAAGGCTGCTGAGGTCGACTACACCCGCTGTCTCCGGTTTTTTCGGACGGAAAATATCCACAAGCTCGGCGAGCAGGTCGGTTTCATCCGCTTTGTATTCCCAAAGGTTATTGCTGTCAAAATTTAATTTGAAGAATTCTTCGATGGTAATGTGCGGCCTGGTTTTCCTGAATTTCATTGGGCAGTAAGGGATATCCGGTAAATTTAATAATCATTCACTACAAATTGCAATCGGCACCTGCTTTTTAAGAAATGTTAACGCTTGGTACAAGCTATCATTAGCCCTATTTTCTTACCTTGCAGTAAGATTTTACAACACCATGATCGAAATAGAACGCAAGTTCCTTGTGCTTTCGGATGCTTTTAAAAAAGAAGCATATACCCACAAACGCATTACACAGGGCTACCTCAGCTCCCATCCTGAACGCACGGTGCGCATACGCATTAAAGGCGACGAAGGCTACCTTACCATAAAGGGGAAGGGAAATGCATCGGGCACCAGCCGGATGGAATGGGAAAAAGAGATTTCTTTGGCGGATGCCGAACAGCTACTGAAAATCTGCGAAAGCGGGGCGATCGACAAGATACGCTACGAAGTGGATTACGGCAGCCATACCTTTGAGGTGGATGAATTTTTTGGCGAAAATGAAGGACTTGTCATTGCCGAAATTGAGCTTGATGATGAAAACGAAGCTTTCGAAAAACCGCATTGGCTGGGCAAAGAAGTGACCGGCGATGAACGTTATTATAACGCTTACCTGAGCAACCATCCGTACACATTATGGCCAAAATAGAATCATACGACCTGATTATCGTTGGCGGCGGCCCTATCGGGATGGCCTGCGGCATTGCGGCACAGCAAAAAGGCCTGAACTACCTGATCCTTGAAAAAGGCGCATTGGTCAACAGCCTGTTCAATTACCCACTGTACATGACGTTCTTTTCCACTGCCGAACGGTTGGAAATAGGCGGTGTACCCTTCAGCTGCATCGCACCCAAACCGGGCAGGCAGGAAGCGCTGGAATACTACCGCAACGTGCACAGGCATTTTAATCTCAACATAAAGCTGTTTGAAGGCGTACAATCGGTCAACAAGCAACGCTCGGGACAGTTTGTCGTCCATTCTTCAAAAGGCTGGTATAATGCCAAAAATGTGGTTATTGCTACAGGGTTCTACGATATCCCTATTACCATTGACGTTCCCGGAGAAAACCTGCCGAACGTAAGCCATTACTACAAAGAGGCACACGAATATGCTTTCCGGAAAGTGGTGGTGATAGGTGCGAATAACTCTTCTGTTGATGCGGCCCTGGAATGCTGGCGCAAAGGTGCCGATGTTACCATGGTTATCCGTAAAGGTGAGATAAACGAACGGGTGAAATACTGGGTAAAGCCTGATGTAGAGAACCGTATTGCCGAAGGCAGCATCAAGGCGTATTTTTATTCCTGGGTAACAGAGATACGTGAAAATGAAGTGGATATTTTTACCCCCAACGGGCTCGTAACCCTTGAAACCGACTTTATACTGGCACTTACCGGCTACCGGCCGGATATTGAGTTCCTGAAAAAGGCCGGTGTCAATATGACCGACAACTTGTATTGCACCCCGCAATACAACCCTGAGACCATGGAGACCAATATCGAAGGCCTTTATCTTGCCGGCGTTGTTTGTGGCGGGATGGAAACGCACAAGTGGTTTATTGAGAATTCAAGGGTGCATGCGGAGTTGATAGTAGGAAATATTATTATGGGTTTATAATTCCTTTCTGAGAAACACACCCCTAACCCCTCTCAAGAGGGGAACACTCAGACGTGCTTACTCAAACCCTATTTACGAATTTTTTGTCGGCATGAGTGAAGCTGTTCCCCTCTTGAGAGGGGTTAGGGGTGTGTAATACGCTGGAATTTGTAATAACACTTGACGTATTGTTATATAAACCCTAAAACAAACGCATCTGCTCCCCTTTTGTACCATCGAAAAGATCGGTCGCCAAGCGGAATACCTCATCTTTATCTTTCGAAAAGTATTTCTGCCTGCCAATACGGAAAGTAGTGTGGATCATCTCAGCGATATTCCCCTCGCCGGTACGCCTTTTGAATACCTGCTTTTCGCCCAGCTTACCGCCATGCATGGAAGCAATCTGGTGCAGCACCTTTTCTTTCCGGTCCGGATAATGCTCTTCCAGCCATTCAATGAATATCGGCTCTACGGTATCGTTCAGCCGAACCAGCGTGTAGCCAAAGCTATCGGCCCCTTTTTCTGAAATGGTTTTCAAAGTTGGCAGTATCTCCATGCTGTTGAGCCCGGGTATTATTGGCGCTACCATGATATTCACCGGGATACCGTTTTTGGAAAGCGTTTCTATGGCCTGCAGCTTCGTATTGACAGATGATGTACGTGGTTCCAACGCCCTTCGCAATTCTTCATTAATGGTGGGGATGCTCAGGGAAACCGTTACCAGGTTCTTCTCGGCCAACTGGGTAAGGATATCCAGATCGCGCGTAACCAATGCATTCTTGGTAAGTATGTTCACCGGATGGCGGTAGTCAAGGAACGTTTGCAATATTCGCCGTGTTATCTGCAGCTTTCGCTCAACGGGCTGATAGCAGTCGGTATTGCCGGAAAGCAGTATCGATTCCGGCTTGTAACCCCTTTTCTTAAAGAACTGCTCCAGGAGTTCCGGTGCATTTTTCTTGACTAGTATCTTACGCTCAAAATCCACACCGGCACTGTAGCCCCAGTATTCATGGGTAGGACGTGCAAAGCAATACGCACAGCCGTGCTCGCATCCCTGATACGGATTCATGGAGTAAGCCATCGACAGGTCTGGGCTTTTTACCGGATTGACAATGGTTTTGGGGAAGACTTCAATGATCTCCGTCTTTGCTATTTCCTCCTCATAATCATCCTGGTATATGCTGGTCTCGTACCTGTTCTTTATAAAATGGTTGTGTACATTGCTTACGGCTCCCTGCCCTTTGATC
Above is a genomic segment from Flavobacterium album containing:
- the dinB gene encoding DNA polymerase IV produces the protein MEDELPEIRQRKIIHVDMDAFYASVEMLDNPELRGKAIAVGGGSSRGVVAAASYEARKFGVRSAMSGFLAKKKCPHLIFVKPRFERYTEISRKIREIFYEYTDKVEPLSLDEAYLDVTVNKKGNPSATLIAAEIRKRILDVTGLTASAGISINKFIAKVASDYNKPNGQKTVNPDEISDFLENLPIGKFYGVGKVTEEKMYQLGIFTGKDLKEKSEEYLIEHFGKSGGYYYHVVRGIHNSEVKSDRIAKSVGTEHTFFENLVSEVFMMEKLDDIANELDRRLGKKKIAGKTVTLKIKYSDFTVQTRSKTLPYFISDKSLILETVKELLYQEKPKDSVRLLGISLSNLNTDTDTGKPNKPIAVQLKFDF
- a CDS encoding recombinase, giving the protein MKFRKTRPHITIEEFFKLNFDSNNLWEYKADETDLLAELVDIFRPKKPETAGVVDLSSLLQLLEENENYCNGLSLYLKGILKHKKFSRILTDAGILGEAVFFSEVRKRLFAKLIPDQPQKDTLEYVLNQVFYQKTDPLWINRIPFGQLEKFYNLIKFRSLYVSGESQSPLAELLYAMEVLIHRITGRALESEVILMVPEYESLESPFIAIQKEFSVVTEKMFLENRNYISPDDEGFRQLLVLHHQCADYVRTAFRNSEKYGISIRVNQSLLRIRQQLERLGVLLPLLAIEEEKETTKDTISLGLKLITYNCDKNNVRKLIGESTQLLSYEVTQHTANTGEHYITKDRRDYLKMFWAASGGGIIVGVLCIIKVFLSKMDTSAFGHAFFYSLNYSFGFIAIYVLGFTLATKQPAMTASALVRALESGRKKTGIVNEKERHSDFAEFFARVFRSQFIAFVGNVLVAFPVALGGIWLIDYAFHYNLALTKWYHLMTDLSPIHSLAILHAAIAGVFLFLSGIIAGSVANRDKHRHLYYRIQEHPLLKKTFGRIRTQKLAKIYEKRWAGIISNFWFGVFMGTTASIGIFLGLDIDVRHITFASGNLALALYGANWNVSNELLFWGIFGIGIIGLINFMVSFSLSMGLAFRSRNIPLSELRPISAAIWRHFKKKPGSFFFPAFGK
- a CDS encoding CYTH domain-containing protein — its product is MIEIERKFLVLSDAFKKEAYTHKRITQGYLSSHPERTVRIRIKGDEGYLTIKGKGNASGTSRMEWEKEISLADAEQLLKICESGAIDKIRYEVDYGSHTFEVDEFFGENEGLVIAEIELDDENEAFEKPHWLGKEVTGDERYYNAYLSNHPYTLWPK
- a CDS encoding YpdA family putative bacillithiol disulfide reductase, whose product is MAKIESYDLIIVGGGPIGMACGIAAQQKGLNYLILEKGALVNSLFNYPLYMTFFSTAERLEIGGVPFSCIAPKPGRQEALEYYRNVHRHFNLNIKLFEGVQSVNKQRSGQFVVHSSKGWYNAKNVVIATGFYDIPITIDVPGENLPNVSHYYKEAHEYAFRKVVVIGANNSSVDAALECWRKGADVTMVIRKGEINERVKYWVKPDVENRIAEGSIKAYFYSWVTEIRENEVDIFTPNGLVTLETDFILALTGYRPDIEFLKKAGVNMTDNLYCTPQYNPETMETNIEGLYLAGVVCGGMETHKWFIENSRVHAELIVGNIIMGL
- a CDS encoding PA0069 family radical SAM protein; its protein translation is MKPEKIKGQGAVSNVHNHFIKNRYETSIYQDDYEEEIAKTEIIEVFPKTIVNPVKSPDLSMAYSMNPYQGCEHGCAYCFARPTHEYWGYSAGVDFERKILVKKNAPELLEQFFKKRGYKPESILLSGNTDCYQPVERKLQITRRILQTFLDYRHPVNILTKNALVTRDLDILTQLAEKNLVTVSLSIPTINEELRRALEPRTSSVNTKLQAIETLSKNGIPVNIMVAPIIPGLNSMEILPTLKTISEKGADSFGYTLVRLNDTVEPIFIEWLEEHYPDRKEKVLHQIASMHGGKLGEKQVFKRRTGEGNIAEMIHTTFRIGRQKYFSKDKDEVFRLATDLFDGTKGEQMRLF